CAAAACCCGGGTTAACTGTCATTAATAATAAGAAATCAATTTTATTGATTAAATATTTAATAAGGCATAAAGGTGTTGCCGGATTTAGAGCGATACCGGATTTTGCCTCAGATTCGTTTATGGTTTGGATAAGCCTGTCGAGATGTTTAGATGTTTCATAATGTACAATAATAATATCTCCACCGGCATTAACAAATGATTTAATATGATTTTCAGGTTTTTCTACCATCAAATGAACTTCTAAGGGAAGAGAGGTTATTTTTTTAATTGATTCTACTATTTTAGGACCAAAGGAAATATTGGGTACAAAATTTCCATCCATTATATCTAAGTGAAGTAAATCTGCTCCTCCACGTTCTATTTTTTTTAATTCTCTACCCAAACAAGTAAAATCTACATCCAAGATTGATGGAGCTAATTTTTTTATCATA
The sequence above is a segment of the Candidatus Atribacteria bacterium genome. Coding sequences within it:
- the rpe gene encoding ribulose-phosphate 3-epimerase; the protein is MIKKLAPSILDVDFTCLGRELKKIERGGADLLHLDIMDGNFVPNISFGPKIVESIKKITSLPLEVHLMVEKPENHIKSFVNAGGDIIIVHYETSKHLDRLIQTINESEAKSGIALNPATPLCLIKYLINKIDFLLLMTVNPGFGGQKFIPEMIDKIEKARKIIDNQKNLIILEVDGGINLDNISAVSKAGVDIMVVGQSITKSKNPEITIKKIKKILNQSR